The window GCTTTGTGCGCCAGAATATCAACGACCAGATCATGCTGACGACCTATGGACGCTCCAGCGGTTATTGCATCGATCCGATCGAGAAAAAACCGCTGAATCATTTTCTGCCCGGCACGCCGGTGCTCTCCTTTGGTACCGCCGGTTGTAATCTGGCCTGCAAGTTCTGTCAGAACTGGGATATCAGCAAATCCCGGGAGATCGATACGCTGGCCGACGAAGCCTCGCCCGAATTGATCGCCAGCGCCGCGGAGCAGCTCGGCTGTCGAAGTGTGGCCTATACCTATAACGACCCGGTCATTTTCCATGAATATGCGATTGATGTGGCCAAAGCCTGTCATGAGAAAGGCATCAAGTCAGTCGCCGTAACCGCCGGTTATGTGACCCCGGAACCGCGCAAGGAGTTTTATCAATACATGGATGCAGCCAATGTCGATCTCAAAGCCTTTACCGAAAACTTTTATTATAAACTGACGGGCGGACACCTTGAACCGGTACTGGATACGATTAAATATCTCAAGCATGAAACCGACGTCTGGCTGGAACTCACCACGTTGCTGATTCCCGATAAAAACGACTCGGATAAGGAAATCGAGTCAATGAGCCAGTGGATTCTCGACGAACTGGGCCCGGATGTCCCATTGCACTTCAGTGCGTTTCATCCCGATTTCAAGATGCAGGACATACCACCGACACCGGCCGCCACACTCACGCGCGCGCGCAACATCGCCATGCAACAGGGCCTGCGCTATGTTTACACCGGTAATGTGCATGATGAGTCTGGCGGGAGCACCTATTGTCATAACTGTGGTAACAAGCTGATTGGCCGGGACTGGTATGTGCTGGGTGACTGGAACCTGACACCGGATGGCAAGTGCAACGAATGTGGAACAGAATGTGCCGGCGTCTTTGAAGCCCGGCCCGGCCACTGGGGCGCAAAACGTCAGCCCGTACGCCTCAAGGATTTTGCGGCATGAACGCGCCTCTTCTGGGCGGCCCGAACACACAGTGTATTGCGCGATGAGCGAGCTTGAGATCAGCCTGCAACAACTGCGCGGCATGATAGGTTTACGTGTTGTGCATAACGGGGTTGTGTGCCAGGTCATCGAGGTGCTGGAAGACGGCCCCTCACTCGTCTTACAGAATCACGGGCCTGCCAGACCTGTCCAGTCCAATCAGCATGGTGAAGGCAGTCGCCGAACGCCCGAGACCTTTACCATCCCTGTACTGACCCCTGACAGACGGGAGATCCACCCCCAGTACCTGGCGCTCGAACTGACCTGAGAGGTCGGGAACGGCCCTCCCGGGGCAATCAAACAGTTCAAACCTCTTCTTCGGGGTCAAGTTGCCGGGCTTCGTCCTCGAGCATAACGGGAATTTCATCCCGAATCGGATAGGCCAGTCGATCCGCCTTGCAGATCAATTCCCGGGTTTCCTTGTTATAAACCAGCGGTCCCTTGCAGATTGGACAGGCCAGGATATCAAGCAGTTTTTTGTCCACGTTTGGCCTCCAGTATATTCAGCAAATGATAATCAAATTTCTTGCCAATCCGTGCCTGAATGGGCACGTACCAGGCAGTTTCCAGTCCCAGGCGCTCACATTTGACCGCATCTTTTTCGGTCATAAGAATGGGTAAGGTCTCATCAAATTCGAAGTCAGAACGGACAAACGCATAGTGATCCGG of the Thiohalophilus sp. genome contains:
- a CDS encoding Trm112 family protein, with protein sequence MDKKLLDILACPICKGPLVYNKETRELICKADRLAYPIRDEIPVMLEDEARQLDPEEEV
- the amrS gene encoding AmmeMemoRadiSam system radical SAM enzyme → MQDTVPTRYWHKLDDGRIQCDLCPRFCKLHEGQRGLCFVRQNINDQIMLTTYGRSSGYCIDPIEKKPLNHFLPGTPVLSFGTAGCNLACKFCQNWDISKSREIDTLADEASPELIASAAEQLGCRSVAYTYNDPVIFHEYAIDVAKACHEKGIKSVAVTAGYVTPEPRKEFYQYMDAANVDLKAFTENFYYKLTGGHLEPVLDTIKYLKHETDVWLELTTLLIPDKNDSDKEIESMSQWILDELGPDVPLHFSAFHPDFKMQDIPPTPAATLTRARNIAMQQGLRYVYTGNVHDESGGSTYCHNCGNKLIGRDWYVLGDWNLTPDGKCNECGTECAGVFEARPGHWGAKRQPVRLKDFAA